A window from Pseudomonas moraviensis encodes these proteins:
- a CDS encoding methyl-accepting chemotaxis protein, translating into MLLRQLNIAPRAALGFALIAVLVALLGVFALGQMSSIRDSEVAVENRWLPSIRGGDEIRELMLRIRTISLRMALDQDPANIATYRGQMDTRDKELSEKIAAYDKLVDTAEGQQLYDQFKKTFAAYRTGIAQSFTLAEQGKRDELTKLLLVDMKTVVDGSGKQLNDLADLFARQVAAESEKSAAHYETSRTIVTLFIALAALATVALAMLLTRSIVRPLSSAVSAAESVAQGDLTRPIETHGNDEVSRLLKALATMQQNLRETLQGISGSATQLATAADELSAVTVDSTQGLQQQNNEIEQAATAVNQMTAAVEEVARNAVSTSDATRQSSQSAQLGQERVSETASAISALASDVQNTGELVQSLANQSQDIGKVLDVIRAIAEQTNLLALNAAIEAARAGESGRGFAVVADEVRALAYRTQQSTQEIEQMVQGMRSGSSLALDSMQASASRAASTLVLAERAGEALVTITASVHQIHERNLVIASAAEEQAQVAREVDRNLVNIRDLSVRSAAGADQTSASSHELSQLANALQGMVRRFQL; encoded by the coding sequence ATGTTGCTTCGTCAGTTGAATATTGCTCCCCGGGCTGCCCTGGGATTTGCCCTGATCGCAGTGTTGGTGGCCTTGCTCGGCGTGTTTGCGCTGGGGCAGATGTCGAGCATTCGCGACAGTGAGGTAGCGGTGGAGAACCGCTGGTTGCCAAGTATTCGTGGCGGCGACGAGATCCGCGAACTGATGCTGCGCATCCGCACCATTTCCCTGCGCATGGCGCTCGATCAGGATCCGGCCAACATCGCCACCTATCGCGGCCAGATGGACACCCGCGACAAGGAGCTGAGCGAGAAGATCGCCGCCTACGACAAACTGGTCGACACTGCCGAGGGTCAGCAGCTGTATGACCAGTTCAAGAAAACCTTCGCCGCCTATCGCACCGGCATTGCCCAGTCATTCACCCTCGCCGAGCAAGGCAAGCGTGACGAGCTGACCAAATTGCTGCTGGTCGACATGAAGACCGTGGTCGACGGCTCCGGCAAGCAACTCAACGATCTGGCCGATCTGTTCGCTCGCCAGGTCGCGGCTGAAAGCGAGAAGTCCGCCGCGCATTACGAAACTTCGCGGACAATCGTAACCCTGTTCATCGCCCTGGCAGCACTGGCCACGGTGGCATTGGCGATGTTGCTCACACGCAGTATCGTGCGCCCGCTGAGCAGCGCCGTAAGCGCCGCGGAAAGCGTGGCGCAGGGCGATCTGACCCGCCCCATCGAAACCCATGGCAACGACGAAGTCAGCCGCTTGCTCAAGGCCCTGGCGACGATGCAGCAAAACCTGCGCGAGACCCTGCAAGGCATCAGCGGCTCAGCCACGCAGTTGGCCACCGCCGCTGACGAACTGAGCGCCGTCACCGTCGACAGCACCCAAGGCCTGCAGCAGCAGAACAACGAAATCGAACAAGCCGCCACGGCGGTCAATCAGATGACCGCTGCGGTGGAGGAGGTCGCGCGCAACGCGGTGTCGACGTCCGATGCCACGCGTCAATCCAGTCAGTCGGCGCAGTTGGGCCAGGAGCGCGTCAGCGAAACCGCCAGCGCTATCAGCGCCTTGGCCAGTGATGTGCAGAACACCGGCGAATTGGTGCAGTCGCTGGCCAATCAGTCGCAAGACATCGGTAAGGTTCTGGACGTGATTCGGGCTATCGCCGAGCAGACCAATCTGCTGGCGCTCAACGCGGCCATTGAAGCGGCACGCGCGGGTGAAAGCGGTCGAGGTTTTGCGGTAGTGGCCGATGAGGTGCGCGCACTGGCGTATCGGACCCAGCAATCGACGCAGGAAATCGAGCAAATGGTGCAAGGCATGCGCAGCGGCTCGAGCCTGGCGCTGGATTCAATGCAGGCCAGCGCTTCCCGTGCGGCGAGCACGCTGGTCCTGGCTGAGCGGGCGGGTGAGGCGCTGGTGACGATTACAGCTTCGGTGCACCAGATTCACGAGCGCAACCTAGTCATCGCCAGCGCCGCTGAAGAACAGGCGCAGGTGGCGCGGGAGGTGGATCGCAATCTGGTGAATATTCGTGATTTGTCGGTGCGTTCGGCCGCAGGAGCCGATCAGACCAGCGCGTCGAGCCATGAGCTGTCGCAACTGGCCAATGCCCTGCAAGGCATGGTGCGACGCTTCCAGCTCTGA
- a CDS encoding sigma-54-dependent transcriptional regulator, translated as MNTSPRQKILIVDDEPDIRELLEITLGRMKLETFSARNLGEAQALLQREHFDLCLTDMRLPDGTGLELVQHIQQRAPHLPVAMITAYGSLETAINALKAGAFDFLTKPVELPRLRELVSSALRMPTAGGLSTAIERRLLGDSPPMANLRKQIDKLARSQAPVYISGESGSGKELVARLIHEQGPRASQPFVPVNCGAIPSELMESEFFGHRKGSFTGAVEDKPGLFQAAHGGTLFLDEVADLPLPMQVKLLRAIQEKAVRSVGGQQETVVDVRILCATHKDLEAEVAAERFRQDLYYRLNVIELRVPSLRERRDDIEALAMHVLKRLAKDTGQPEARLHPQALEALKNYRFPGNVRELENVLERAHTLCEQRTIEAQDLRLSEGNCAADGATADLTQIDNLEDYLESVERKLILQALEETRWNRTAAAQRLSLSFRSMRYRLKKLGLD; from the coding sequence TTGAATACAAGCCCACGGCAAAAAATTCTTATCGTCGACGACGAACCGGATATCCGCGAGCTCCTGGAAATCACCCTGGGACGGATGAAACTCGAGACCTTCAGCGCACGCAACCTGGGCGAGGCTCAGGCGCTGTTACAGCGCGAGCACTTTGACCTGTGCCTGACCGACATGCGCCTGCCCGACGGCACCGGGCTGGAGCTGGTGCAACACATCCAGCAGCGCGCTCCGCATCTGCCGGTGGCGATGATCACCGCGTACGGAAGCCTGGAAACGGCGATCAATGCGCTGAAGGCCGGCGCGTTCGATTTCCTCACCAAACCAGTGGAGCTGCCGCGACTGCGCGAACTGGTCAGCTCGGCGCTGCGCATGCCGACAGCCGGTGGCCTGAGTACGGCAATCGAGCGACGCTTGCTGGGCGACTCGCCGCCGATGGCCAATCTGCGCAAGCAGATCGACAAGCTCGCGCGCAGCCAGGCGCCGGTGTACATCAGCGGTGAATCCGGCAGCGGCAAAGAACTGGTCGCGCGCCTGATTCACGAACAAGGCCCGCGCGCGAGCCAGCCCTTTGTGCCGGTGAACTGCGGGGCGATTCCGTCGGAGCTGATGGAAAGCGAATTCTTCGGCCACCGCAAAGGCAGTTTCACCGGTGCCGTCGAAGACAAGCCGGGGCTGTTCCAGGCGGCACACGGCGGCACGTTGTTTCTCGATGAAGTCGCCGATCTGCCACTGCCGATGCAGGTGAAACTGCTGCGGGCGATTCAGGAAAAAGCCGTGCGCAGCGTCGGCGGCCAGCAGGAAACGGTGGTCGACGTGCGCATCCTGTGCGCCACACACAAAGACCTTGAAGCCGAAGTCGCGGCCGAGCGCTTCCGTCAGGATCTGTATTACCGGCTCAACGTCATTGAACTGCGCGTGCCCTCCCTGCGAGAACGTCGCGACGACATCGAGGCGCTCGCCATGCATGTGCTCAAGCGTCTGGCCAAGGACACTGGACAACCCGAAGCGCGCCTGCATCCGCAAGCGCTGGAGGCGCTGAAGAACTATCGCTTTCCCGGCAACGTGCGCGAACTGGAGAATGTCCTCGAACGCGCGCACACCTTGTGTGAACAGCGCACGATCGAAGCGCAGGATCTGCGTTTGAGCGAAGGAAATTGCGCCGCGGATGGGGCGACGGCTGATCTGACGCAGATCGACAATCTCGAGGATTATCTGGAGAGCGTCGAGCGCAAACTCATTCTGCAGGCGCTGGAGGAAACCCGCTGGAACCGCACGGCGGCGGCGCAGCGGTTGAGTCTGTCGTTTCGGTCGATGCGTTATCGGCTGAAGAAGTTGGGTCTGGACTAG
- a CDS encoding PP0621 family protein yields MLRLLFWIALIFAAIWLWRKFKAPASSTRSPREQDAPPMVRCAHCGVHLPRDRALGNQQQWYCSQAHLEQGPGASGR; encoded by the coding sequence ATGCTTCGTTTATTGTTCTGGATTGCCCTGATCTTCGCCGCCATCTGGCTCTGGCGCAAATTCAAGGCCCCCGCCTCGTCCACCCGATCGCCACGCGAACAGGACGCCCCGCCGATGGTGCGTTGCGCACATTGCGGCGTGCACCTGCCGCGCGACCGCGCCCTGGGTAACCAGCAACAATGGTATTGCAGCCAGGCTCATCTTGAGCAAGGCCCGGGCGCCAGTGGTCGCTGA
- the pgeF gene encoding peptidoglycan editing factor PgeF, translating into MNWLTPDWPAPASVRACVTTREGGVSEAPFDSLNLGDHVDDRPEAVAENRRRLTEHFSIQPAWLQQVHGIAVVHADPGVVATADASWTATPAIACAAMTADCLPALFCDRAGTRVAAAHAGWRGLAAGVLEATLDSLDVPADEVLVWLGPAIGPKAFEVGPEVREVFINQLPEAAEAFVPSNNAGKFMADIYLLARLRLAERGVTAVYGGGFCTVTDPRFFSYRRASRTGRFASLIWLTR; encoded by the coding sequence ATGAACTGGCTGACGCCGGACTGGCCTGCGCCGGCCAGCGTCAGGGCCTGTGTCACCACCCGCGAGGGCGGTGTCAGTGAGGCGCCGTTCGACAGCCTTAATCTGGGCGATCATGTCGATGATCGTCCTGAGGCCGTTGCCGAGAACCGTCGGCGTCTGACCGAGCACTTTTCTATACAGCCTGCCTGGTTGCAGCAAGTGCACGGGATAGCCGTAGTTCATGCTGATCCGGGCGTTGTTGCGACGGCAGATGCCAGTTGGACGGCAACGCCGGCTATTGCCTGCGCGGCGATGACGGCAGACTGTTTGCCGGCATTGTTCTGCGATCGTGCCGGCACGCGTGTCGCGGCCGCTCATGCCGGTTGGCGTGGTCTGGCGGCGGGCGTGCTTGAAGCCACCCTCGACAGCCTCGATGTTCCTGCTGACGAGGTACTGGTCTGGCTCGGCCCGGCCATTGGCCCCAAAGCCTTTGAGGTCGGTCCGGAAGTACGGGAAGTCTTCATCAATCAACTGCCTGAAGCAGCAGAAGCGTTCGTACCGAGCAACAATGCCGGCAAGTTCATGGCTGATATCTATCTGCTGGCGCGCCTGCGTCTGGCTGAACGGGGTGTCACGGCTGTTTATGGTGGCGGTTTCTGCACCGTGACCGATCCGCGCTTCTTTTCTTACCGCCGTGCGTCGCGCACCGGTCGGTTCGCTTCATTGATCTGGCTCACCCGCTAG
- a CDS encoding sensor histidine kinase codes for MVAEAANADQKQAQRLLRLYHLYRLSVGITLVLLISSNMDNRLLTSANDDLLRGGSWLYLIINMLLVVFLENTRRPAQLFTLALVDVLLLCGLFYAAGGVASALGNLLVVSVAISNTLLRRRIGLLIAAIAAIGIVGLSFVLSFSHPLSANAYLQAGTLGALCFAASLLVQGLIRRLEVSETLAEQRASEVVGLEALNALILQRMRTGILVLDEQRRVQLANHSAQSLLGHSHLQGHLIDEYSPALVDRLRLWRNNPTLRPQSLKIPGNGLELQPSFIALEQSPNQQTLVFLEDLAQITQQAQQLKLAALGRLTAGISHEIRNPLGAISHAAQLLAESEELDSADRRLTQIIQDHSQRMNRVIENVLQLSRRQQSAPQRLDLKPWLEDFVGETREQATERQHIHLRINSGDFTTLMDPNQLRQILDNLIRNAWRHSAQLHEQAEVWLALFVDPDSQLAVLEVQDNGPGVSADEQAHLFEPFFTTSSQGTGLGLYLSRELCESNQARLDFKSRQGGGCFRITFAHGRKQS; via the coding sequence GTGGTCGCTGAGGCCGCCAACGCCGACCAGAAACAGGCGCAGCGTCTGCTGCGCCTTTATCACCTGTACCGCTTGAGTGTCGGCATCACCCTGGTGCTGCTGATCTCCAGCAACATGGACAACCGCCTGCTGACGTCGGCCAACGACGATCTGCTGCGCGGTGGCAGCTGGCTGTATCTGATCATCAATATGCTGCTGGTGGTGTTCCTCGAAAACACCCGGCGCCCGGCGCAACTGTTCACTTTAGCGTTGGTCGATGTGCTGCTGTTGTGCGGCCTGTTCTACGCCGCTGGCGGCGTCGCCAGTGCGCTGGGCAATCTGCTGGTCGTCTCGGTGGCGATCAGCAATACCCTGCTGCGCCGGCGCATCGGCCTGCTGATTGCCGCCATTGCGGCAATCGGCATTGTCGGCCTGAGCTTTGTGCTGAGCTTCAGCCATCCCCTCAGCGCCAACGCCTACCTGCAAGCCGGCACCCTCGGCGCGCTGTGCTTTGCCGCCTCGTTGCTGGTGCAAGGGCTGATCCGCCGCCTCGAAGTCAGTGAAACCCTCGCCGAACAGCGCGCCAGTGAAGTGGTTGGCCTGGAAGCGCTCAACGCGTTGATCCTGCAACGCATGCGCACTGGCATTCTGGTGCTCGATGAGCAACGCCGGGTGCAACTGGCCAATCACAGCGCGCAAAGCCTGCTCGGCCATAGCCACCTGCAAGGTCATTTGATCGATGAGTATTCGCCCGCGCTGGTCGATCGCCTGCGCCTGTGGCGCAACAACCCGACCTTGCGCCCGCAGAGCCTGAAAATCCCCGGCAACGGCCTCGAGCTGCAACCAAGCTTCATCGCCCTTGAGCAGAGCCCGAACCAGCAGACCCTGGTGTTTCTCGAAGATCTGGCGCAAATCACCCAACAGGCGCAGCAACTCAAACTCGCTGCGCTCGGGCGTTTGACCGCGGGCATCTCCCACGAAATTCGCAATCCGTTGGGCGCAATCAGTCATGCCGCGCAGCTGTTGGCCGAGTCCGAGGAACTCGATAGCGCGGATCGGCGTCTGACGCAGATTATTCAAGATCACTCCCAGCGCATGAACCGAGTCATCGAAAACGTCCTGCAACTGTCCCGCCGTCAGCAAAGCGCACCGCAACGGCTGGACCTCAAGCCATGGCTGGAAGACTTCGTCGGCGAAACCCGCGAGCAGGCCACCGAGCGCCAGCACATTCATCTACGGATCAATTCGGGCGACTTCACCACGCTGATGGACCCCAACCAGCTGCGGCAGATTCTCGACAATCTGATACGCAACGCCTGGCGGCACAGTGCCCAGTTGCACGAGCAGGCCGAGGTCTGGCTGGCGCTGTTCGTCGACCCCGACAGCCAGTTGGCAGTACTCGAAGTGCAGGACAACGGCCCCGGCGTGTCGGCCGACGAGCAGGCGCATCTGTTCGAACCGTTCTTCACCACCAGCAGCCAGGGCACCGGTCTTGGCCTTTATCTGTCCCGTGAGCTGTGCGAAAGCAACCAGGCACGCCTAGACTTCAAATCACGCCAAGGCGGCGGCTGCTTTCGCATCACCTTTGCTCACGGACGGAAACAAAGTTGA
- the clpB gene encoding ATP-dependent chaperone ClpB → MRIDRLTSKLQLALSDAQSLAVGHDHPAIEPAHLMQAMLEQQGGSIKPLLMQVGFDVNSLRKELTKELDQLPKIQNPTGDVNMSQDLARLLNQADRLAQQKGDQFISSELVLLAAMDENSKLGKLLLGQGVSKKALENAINNLRGGEAVNDANHEESRQALDKYTVDLTKRAEDGKLDPVIGRDDEIRRTIQVLQRRTKNNPVLIGEPGVGKTAIAEGLAQRIINGEVPDGLKGKRLLSLDMGALIAGAKYRGEFEERLKGLLNELSKQEGQIILFIDELHTMVGAGKGEGSMDAGNMLKPALARGELHCVGATTLNEYRQYIEKDAALERRFQKVLVDEPSEEDTIAILRGLKERYEVHHKVAITDGAIIAAAKLSHRYITDRQLPDKAIDLIDEAASRIRMEIDSKPEVLDRLERRLIQLKVESQALKKESDDAAKKRLEKLQEEIERHEREYSDLEEIWNSEKAEVQGSAQIQQKIEQSRQELEAARRKGDLNRMAELQYGVIPDLERSLQMVDQHGKSENQLLRSKVTEEEIAEVVSKWTGIPVSKMLEGERDKLMKMESLLHKRVIGQEEAVVAVANAVRRSRAGLSDPNRPSGSFMFLGPTGVGKTELCKALAEFLFDTEEAMVRIDMSEFMEKHSVARLIGAPPGYVGYEEGGYLTEAVRRKPYSVILMDEVEKAHPDVFNILLQVLEDGRLTDSHGRTVDFRNTVIVMTSNLGSMQIQELVGDREAQRAAVMDALTSHFRPEFINRVDEVVIFEPLARDQIAGITEIQLGRLRSRLAERELKLELSPEAMDKLIAVGYDPVYGARPLKRAIQRWIENPLAQLILSGHFMPGDTATGKVENDEIVFG, encoded by the coding sequence ATGCGTATAGACCGTTTAACCAGCAAATTGCAGTTGGCCCTGTCCGACGCCCAGTCGTTGGCGGTTGGCCACGATCATCCGGCCATCGAGCCGGCGCACTTGATGCAGGCCATGCTTGAACAGCAGGGCGGTTCGATCAAACCGTTGCTGATGCAAGTAGGCTTCGACGTCAACAGCTTGCGTAAAGAGCTGACCAAAGAGCTCGACCAATTACCGAAAATCCAGAACCCGACCGGCGACGTGAACATGTCGCAGGATCTGGCGCGCCTGCTCAATCAGGCCGACCGTCTGGCCCAGCAGAAAGGCGACCAGTTCATCTCCAGCGAACTGGTGCTGCTCGCCGCAATGGACGAAAACAGCAAGCTCGGCAAGTTGCTGCTCGGCCAGGGCGTGAGCAAGAAAGCCCTGGAAAACGCGATCAATAACTTGCGTGGCGGCGAAGCGGTGAATGACGCCAACCACGAAGAGTCGCGGCAGGCGCTGGACAAGTACACCGTCGACCTGACCAAGCGCGCCGAGGACGGCAAGCTCGATCCGGTGATCGGCCGTGACGACGAAATCCGTCGGACCATTCAGGTTCTGCAACGCCGTACCAAGAACAACCCGGTCCTCATCGGTGAACCTGGCGTGGGTAAAACCGCGATCGCTGAAGGTCTGGCCCAGCGCATCATCAATGGCGAAGTGCCGGACGGCCTCAAGGGCAAACGCCTGCTGTCGCTGGACATGGGCGCACTGATCGCCGGTGCCAAGTACCGCGGTGAGTTCGAAGAGCGCCTCAAAGGCCTGCTCAACGAACTGTCGAAGCAGGAAGGGCAGATCATTCTGTTCATCGACGAACTGCACACCATGGTCGGCGCCGGTAAAGGCGAAGGCTCGATGGACGCCGGTAACATGCTCAAACCCGCGCTGGCCCGTGGCGAGTTGCACTGCGTCGGCGCGACCACGCTCAACGAGTACCGCCAATATATAGAGAAGGACGCGGCGCTCGAGCGGCGTTTCCAGAAAGTCCTGGTGGACGAGCCAAGCGAAGAAGACACCATCGCCATTCTGCGTGGCCTCAAGGAACGTTACGAGGTTCACCACAAGGTGGCGATCACTGACGGCGCGATCATCGCCGCGGCCAAGCTCAGCCATCGCTACATCACTGACCGGCAGCTGCCGGACAAGGCTATCGACCTGATCGACGAGGCCGCCAGCCGCATCCGCATGGAGATCGACTCCAAACCGGAAGTACTCGATCGTCTCGAGCGACGCCTGATTCAGCTGAAAGTGGAATCCCAGGCACTGAAGAAAGAAAGCGACGACGCGGCGAAGAAACGTCTGGAAAAACTCCAGGAAGAAATCGAGCGTCACGAGCGTGAGTATTCCGATCTGGAAGAAATCTGGAACTCGGAAAAAGCCGAGGTGCAGGGCTCTGCGCAGATTCAACAGAAGATCGAACAGTCGCGTCAGGAACTGGAAGCGGCGCGCCGCAAAGGTGACCTGAACCGCATGGCCGAGTTGCAGTACGGGGTGATCCCGGATCTGGAGCGCAGCCTGCAGATGGTCGACCAGCACGGCAAGAGCGAAAATCAGTTGCTGCGCAGCAAGGTGACCGAGGAAGAGATCGCCGAAGTCGTGTCGAAGTGGACCGGCATCCCGGTGTCGAAAATGCTCGAAGGCGAGCGCGACAAGCTGATGAAGATGGAAAGCCTGTTGCATAAACGGGTAATCGGTCAGGAAGAGGCGGTCGTGGCCGTGGCCAACGCCGTGCGGCGTTCCCGTGCCGGGTTGTCCGACCCGAATCGTCCGAGCGGCTCGTTCATGTTCCTCGGCCCGACCGGTGTCGGTAAAACCGAGCTGTGCAAGGCGCTGGCCGAATTCCTCTTCGACACGGAAGAGGCGATGGTGCGGATCGACATGTCCGAGTTCATGGAAAAACATTCCGTGGCTCGTCTGATTGGTGCGCCACCGGGCTACGTCGGCTATGAAGAGGGCGGTTATCTGACCGAAGCGGTGCGTCGCAAGCCGTATTCGGTGATCCTCATGGATGAAGTCGAGAAGGCGCACCCGGATGTGTTCAACATCCTCCTGCAAGTGCTCGAGGATGGCCGTCTGACCGACAGTCACGGGCGTACGGTGGACTTCCGCAACACGGTGATCGTGATGACGTCCAACCTCGGCTCGATGCAGATCCAGGAGCTGGTCGGTGATCGTGAAGCGCAGCGTGCCGCGGTGATGGACGCGCTGACGTCGCACTTCCGGCCGGAGTTCATCAACCGCGTCGACGAAGTGGTGATCTTCGAGCCGCTGGCACGCGACCAGATCGCCGGGATTACCGAGATCCAGCTGGGCCGTCTGCGCAGTCGCCTGGCCGAGCGCGAGCTGAAGCTGGAGCTGAGTCCGGAGGCGATGGACAAGCTGATCGCCGTCGGTTACGACCCGGTGTATGGCGCGCGTCCTTTGAAACGGGCGATCCAGCGCTGGATCGAAAACCCGCTGGCGCAGTTGATCCTGTCGGGACATTTCATGCCGGGCGACACCGCCACTGGCAAGGTCGAGAACGACGAAATCGTTTTCGGCTAA
- a CDS encoding outer membrane protein assembly factor BamD, whose translation MQVKHLLLIAILALTAACSSKEVVDENLSEAELYQQAQTDLDNNSYTSATAKLKALESRYPFGRYADQAQLELIYANYKNAEPEAAKSAAERFIRLHPQHPNVDYAYYLKGLTSFDQDVGLLARFLPLDMTKRDPGAARDSYNEFAQLTSRYPNSRYAPDAKQRMIYLRNLLAAYEIHVADYYLTRQAYVAAANRGKYVVENFQETPSVGDGLAVMTEAYQRLHLDDLAATSLETLKLNYPDHPNLQDGQFVPRVAEADNRSFLSKATLGLIESRPPLPPGETRANQDVQKQFQDAKDAIPNELKPKDENGDVIEEPEPESSDTDRSWFSYMTFGVFD comes from the coding sequence ATGCAAGTGAAACACCTGCTGCTGATCGCCATCCTCGCATTGACCGCTGCTTGCTCATCGAAGGAAGTCGTAGACGAAAACCTCAGCGAAGCCGAGCTGTATCAGCAGGCTCAGACTGATCTGGACAACAACAGCTACACCAGTGCCACAGCCAAGCTGAAGGCTCTGGAGTCGCGTTATCCGTTCGGTCGCTACGCCGATCAGGCTCAGCTGGAGTTGATCTACGCCAACTACAAGAACGCCGAGCCGGAAGCTGCAAAGTCCGCCGCCGAGCGTTTCATTCGTTTGCATCCGCAGCATCCGAACGTGGATTACGCGTACTACCTCAAGGGTCTGACCTCGTTCGACCAGGACGTCGGCCTGCTGGCGCGCTTCCTGCCGCTGGACATGACCAAGCGTGACCCGGGCGCCGCCCGCGACTCGTACAACGAGTTCGCCCAGTTGACCAGCCGCTACCCGAACAGCCGCTACGCGCCGGACGCCAAGCAGCGCATGATCTACCTGCGCAACCTGCTGGCCGCCTACGAAATCCACGTGGCCGACTACTACCTGACCCGTCAGGCTTACGTAGCCGCTGCCAACCGTGGCAAGTACGTGGTGGAAAACTTCCAGGAAACCCCATCGGTCGGCGACGGCCTGGCGGTAATGACCGAAGCCTACCAGCGTCTGCACCTCGACGATCTGGCGGCCACCAGTCTGGAAACCCTGAAACTCAACTACCCGGATCACCCGAACCTGCAGGACGGCCAGTTCGTGCCACGCGTAGCCGAGGCTGACAACCGTTCGTTCCTGAGCAAGGCGACGTTGGGCCTGATCGAATCCCGTCCACCGCTGCCGCCGGGCGAGACCCGCGCCAACCAGGACGTGCAGAAGCAGTTCCAGGACGCGAAAGACGCGATCCCGAACGAGCTCAAGCCTAAAGATGAAAACGGCGACGTGATCGAAGAGCCAGAGCCTGAATCCAGCGACACCGACCGCTCGTGGTTCAGCTACATGACCTTCGGCGTGTTCGACTGA
- the rluD gene encoding 23S rRNA pseudouridine(1911/1915/1917) synthase RluD: protein MSDKIELRAEVPSELGGQRLDQVAAQLFAEHSRSRLSAWIKEGRLTVDGAVIRPRDIVHGGAILELTAEQEAQGEWIAQDIELDIVYEDDDILVINKPAGLVVHPAAGHADGTLLNALLHHVPDIINVPRAGIVHRLDKDTTGLMVVAKTIQAQTKLVAQLQSRSVSRIYECIVIGVVTAGGKINAPIGRHGQQRQRMAVMEGGKPAVSHYRVLERFRSHTHVRVKLETGRTHQIRVHMAHINFPLVGDPAYGGRFRIPPAANPTMVESLKHFPRQALHARFLELDHPTSGERMSWESPLPEDFVWLLTLLKQDREAFVG from the coding sequence ATGTCCGATAAAATTGAACTTCGCGCAGAGGTGCCGTCCGAATTGGGCGGCCAACGCCTCGATCAAGTCGCCGCCCAACTCTTCGCTGAGCACTCACGCTCGCGCCTTTCCGCCTGGATCAAAGAAGGTCGCCTGACTGTGGACGGGGCGGTGATCCGCCCGCGCGACATTGTGCATGGCGGTGCCATCCTTGAGCTGACTGCCGAGCAGGAAGCCCAGGGCGAGTGGATCGCCCAGGACATCGAGCTCGACATCGTCTATGAAGACGACGACATCCTGGTGATCAACAAGCCTGCGGGCCTGGTGGTGCACCCGGCTGCCGGTCACGCCGATGGCACCCTGCTCAACGCTTTGTTGCACCATGTGCCGGACATCATCAATGTCCCGCGCGCCGGTATCGTGCATCGTCTGGACAAGGACACCACCGGTCTGATGGTGGTGGCCAAGACCATTCAGGCGCAGACCAAGCTGGTCGCGCAATTGCAGAGCCGCAGCGTCAGCCGCATCTACGAATGCATCGTGATCGGCGTGGTCACCGCCGGCGGCAAGATCAACGCGCCGATCGGTCGTCACGGCCAGCAGCGCCAGCGCATGGCGGTGATGGAAGGCGGCAAGCCTGCCGTCAGCCACTATCGCGTGCTCGAGCGTTTCCGTTCCCACACCCACGTGCGGGTGAAACTGGAAACCGGTCGGACCCACCAGATCCGCGTGCACATGGCACACATCAACTTCCCGTTGGTCGGCGACCCGGCGTACGGCGGGCGTTTCCGCATTCCGCCAGCGGCCAACCCGACCATGGTTGAATCCCTCAAGCACTTCCCGCGTCAGGCCTTGCACGCGCGCTTCCTTGAACTGGATCACCCGACGAGTGGTGAGCGGATGAGCTGGGAATCGCCGCTGCCGGAAGATTTCGTCTGGCTGCTGACTCTGCTCAAGCAGGATCGCGAGGCCTTCGTCGGATGA